In one Armatimonadota bacterium genomic region, the following are encoded:
- a CDS encoding nucleotidyltransferase family protein, translated as MGRDWGVVIPAGGLVKDPLASALGTPRKALAMIGGEACLSRTLDAVKQAGFNRIAVVSGEDVRPYADGAVFVPEGSGQMENALAGVEALPGCDSILFLPADTPFLHAEAIRHFVDGVERQLAGGQGKWFSAGLCPYQEFLKVLPGFEHPHIRLADGDYMSGAFFATSREGFLDAVEQFKGFSKSRKSQVGMLLRIGLWPMAKYLLHRMTLEEGIRVLSKVFSGTGIVVPDCDPWAMADIDTVDEYRRLATESGPGSSA; from the coding sequence GTGGGGCGTGATTGGGGCGTCGTCATCCCCGCCGGCGGGCTGGTCAAGGATCCTCTGGCGTCGGCCTTGGGAACCCCGCGCAAGGCACTGGCCATGATCGGGGGCGAAGCCTGTCTCTCCCGCACGTTGGATGCAGTCAAACAAGCTGGGTTCAACCGCATCGCCGTGGTGAGCGGAGAAGATGTGAGGCCATATGCCGACGGTGCGGTTTTCGTCCCCGAAGGGTCGGGGCAGATGGAAAACGCCTTGGCCGGGGTGGAAGCCTTGCCAGGGTGCGATTCGATCCTGTTCTTGCCTGCCGACACGCCATTTTTGCATGCTGAAGCCATCCGCCACTTCGTGGACGGCGTGGAACGCCAACTCGCAGGGGGCCAAGGAAAGTGGTTCTCGGCCGGGCTCTGCCCCTACCAAGAGTTCCTCAAGGTTCTCCCAGGGTTCGAGCACCCGCATATCCGCCTTGCCGACGGCGACTACATGAGCGGGGCATTTTTTGCAACGAGCCGGGAAGGGTTTTTGGATGCGGTTGAGCAATTCAAAGGGTTTTCCAAGAGCCGCAAAAGCCAGGTCGGCATGCTCTTGAGGATCGGACTGTGGCCCATGGCCAAATACCTCCTACACCGCATGACTCTGGAAGAGGGGATCCGAGTCCTTTCCAAAGTTTTCAGCGGCACCGGAATTGTCGTCCCAGATTGCGATCCGTGGGCCATGGCCGACATCGACACGGTGGACGAATATCGCCGGCTTGCTACGGAATCTGGCCCAGGCAGCTCAGCGTAG
- a CDS encoding glycoside hydrolase family 127 protein codes for MASTIESAGYSFGPVPSRENGNYLANRAPLTATPFLELPAGVVKPRGWVAEVLNRQRHGLNGNLGEISAWLQKSDNAWLSPEGKGAWGWEEVPYWLKGYAEMGYILGDKTVIAEAQTWIEAVLASQKPDGNFGPVTTDENGVEDFWPKMIMLYVLQSYYAHSHDKRVIDLMEEFFRYQLAYPEDRFLKMYWQSRRTGDNLHSVLWLYNLTGEEWLLDLARKIHRCGIDWTPRDTPPDQCMESMPDWHNVNIAQGFREPAIYSQVSGKESDKAASTDAFRTVRRYFGQVPGGMFGADEDARPGYSDPRQAVETCGMVEQVNSDLEMLRITGDRFWGDHVEDVVFNTLPAAYMPDMKSLRYLTAPNMVLSDDQNHSPGIQNRGPFLMMNPFSSRCCQHNHGMGWPYLIKNLLMASADRGVLAAVYAPFEAKVKVGNGQTVAIALETHYPFEETLRFAVDPDVPTAFPFYFRIPAWCRSPEVKINGREVPLPGLVGPFLKIDRTWSRGDQVEVKFPMAVSLRTWTANKGSVSVDYGPLTFSLRIEEIYERADSISGAIGDSKWQPGADPEKWPSFLIKPGSAWNFGLLPGRQFDIERKLWPKDDYPWTLQAAPLAIHARGKKIPGWTLDEHGLCGTLPPSPIHADGAEQPIELVPMGAARLRISAFPVVE; via the coding sequence ATGGCAAGCACGATAGAATCCGCCGGCTATTCGTTTGGCCCCGTCCCATCCCGGGAGAACGGGAACTACCTGGCCAACCGGGCACCGCTCACCGCGACCCCGTTCTTGGAACTTCCGGCCGGGGTGGTTAAGCCCCGGGGGTGGGTGGCCGAGGTTCTCAACCGGCAACGGCATGGGTTGAACGGGAACCTCGGAGAAATCAGCGCTTGGCTCCAAAAATCCGACAACGCCTGGCTCAGCCCGGAGGGTAAAGGCGCCTGGGGTTGGGAAGAGGTTCCCTATTGGCTCAAGGGTTACGCCGAAATGGGATACATCTTGGGCGACAAAACCGTCATTGCCGAAGCCCAAACTTGGATCGAAGCGGTTTTGGCCAGCCAAAAGCCAGATGGCAACTTCGGCCCCGTCACAACCGACGAGAACGGGGTGGAAGATTTCTGGCCCAAGATGATCATGCTGTATGTGCTGCAGTCTTATTACGCGCACAGCCACGACAAACGGGTTATCGACCTAATGGAGGAGTTTTTCCGGTACCAGTTGGCATACCCCGAAGACCGATTTCTCAAAATGTATTGGCAATCCCGGAGGACTGGGGACAACCTCCATTCTGTGCTTTGGCTCTATAACCTCACGGGCGAGGAATGGCTGCTTGACCTGGCCCGGAAAATCCACCGGTGCGGGATCGATTGGACCCCCCGCGACACCCCGCCAGACCAGTGCATGGAATCGATGCCGGATTGGCATAACGTCAACATTGCGCAGGGGTTCCGAGAGCCGGCAATTTACAGCCAGGTCAGTGGCAAGGAGAGCGACAAAGCCGCCAGCACCGATGCGTTCCGCACCGTCCGCCGCTATTTTGGGCAGGTGCCGGGCGGAATGTTCGGAGCCGATGAAGATGCCCGTCCCGGCTATTCGGATCCCCGGCAGGCGGTCGAAACCTGCGGCATGGTGGAGCAGGTCAACTCTGACCTGGAAATGCTGCGCATCACCGGCGACCGGTTTTGGGGAGACCATGTCGAAGATGTCGTGTTCAACACCCTGCCCGCGGCCTACATGCCGGATATGAAGTCACTGAGGTACCTCACGGCCCCAAACATGGTGCTCAGCGACGACCAAAACCACAGCCCAGGCATCCAAAACCGTGGCCCGTTCTTGATGATGAACCCATTCAGTTCCCGGTGTTGCCAACACAACCACGGCATGGGCTGGCCCTATTTGATTAAGAACCTGCTGATGGCATCCGCCGACCGGGGGGTTTTGGCCGCCGTCTATGCCCCGTTCGAGGCAAAAGTGAAGGTCGGCAACGGGCAGACGGTCGCCATCGCGCTTGAAACCCACTACCCGTTCGAGGAGACTTTGAGGTTTGCGGTGGATCCCGACGTGCCCACGGCTTTCCCCTTCTATTTTCGCATCCCGGCCTGGTGCCGTTCGCCGGAGGTCAAAATCAACGGCCGCGAGGTCCCGCTCCCTGGGTTGGTGGGGCCATTTTTGAAGATTGACCGGACATGGAGCCGGGGTGACCAGGTGGAAGTCAAATTCCCAATGGCGGTGAGCCTGCGCACTTGGACCGCCAACAAAGGCAGCGTCAGCGTCGATTACGGCCCGTTGACGTTCTCCCTGAGGATTGAGGAGATTTACGAGCGGGCCGATAGCATTTCCGGAGCGATCGGCGACAGCAAATGGCAACCCGGTGCCGACCCGGAAAAATGGCCCTCATTCCTGATCAAACCGGGTTCGGCATGGAACTTTGGGCTTTTGCCCGGTAGGCAGTTCGATATCGAACGCAAACTGTGGCCGAAGGATGATTACCCCTGGACCCTGCAAGCCGCCCCGTTGGCGATCCACGCCCGCGGAAAGAAGATCCCTGGTTGGACTCTGGACGAACACGGCCTTTGTGGCACATTGCCCCCAAGCCCGATCCATGCCGATGGTGCCGAGCAGCCTATCGAGCTCGTCCCGATGGGGGCGGCTCGGCTCCGGATCAGCGCATTCCCGGTTGTGGAATAG
- a CDS encoding DUF1343 domain-containing protein: MLAPLCCLAAVARVQTGAEVMERNGFASLEGHRVGLVTNHTAVVGNQHLIDALFDNPKIKLVALFGPEHGLRGEADAGAKVGDSTDARTGVPVYSLYGSNRQPTPKQLEGCDILVYDIQDIGARFYTYISTLGLCMQSAAKAHIPFLILDRPNPLGGQQVSGYVREDKYESFVGQYPVPIQYGLTAGELAQMIQGEKWVPGVEALDLRVEKASGWRRGELFSRTGLSWVAPSPNIPDFETALVYPGSCLFESVYASEGRGTDKPFLTLGAPYLDSAEAAKRLNGAHLPGVVVSAMPFTPRSIKGMSESPRFQDRPLHGIQISVTDPAAVRPVELGIHLVAEFFRQTKGLDRVRFFNSSWMAKLAGTSRLEADLSVGKSPEHIIASWQFEVEQFKQLREPYLLYKP, from the coding sequence ATGTTGGCCCCTCTTTGCTGCCTTGCCGCCGTCGCCCGTGTCCAAACCGGAGCCGAAGTGATGGAGCGCAACGGCTTTGCATCGCTGGAAGGCCACCGGGTTGGATTGGTGACCAACCACACCGCCGTTGTTGGCAACCAGCACCTCATCGACGCGCTCTTCGACAACCCGAAAATCAAGCTGGTGGCCCTTTTCGGCCCGGAACACGGACTGCGGGGCGAAGCGGATGCGGGTGCGAAAGTCGGCGATTCGACCGATGCGCGCACCGGTGTCCCGGTGTATAGCCTCTATGGGAGCAACCGCCAACCAACGCCAAAACAGTTGGAGGGCTGCGACATTTTGGTTTACGACATCCAAGACATCGGGGCTCGGTTTTACACCTATATCTCCACTTTGGGGCTTTGCATGCAATCGGCGGCAAAAGCGCACATCCCATTTCTGATCCTCGACCGGCCCAACCCCCTGGGAGGCCAACAGGTCAGCGGGTATGTCCGCGAGGACAAGTACGAATCGTTTGTCGGGCAATACCCCGTACCGATCCAATACGGCTTGACCGCCGGCGAACTGGCTCAGATGATCCAAGGCGAAAAGTGGGTTCCCGGTGTGGAGGCGTTGGATTTGCGGGTTGAAAAGGCCAGCGGGTGGCGCCGGGGCGAGTTGTTTTCGCGAACGGGCCTCAGTTGGGTAGCACCTTCACCCAATATCCCGGACTTCGAAACAGCACTTGTTTATCCCGGCAGCTGCCTTTTTGAGTCGGTGTATGCCAGCGAGGGGCGCGGGACGGACAAACCATTTTTGACCCTGGGCGCCCCGTACTTGGATTCAGCCGAAGCCGCCAAGCGCCTCAACGGGGCCCATCTGCCCGGAGTGGTTGTTTCGGCGATGCCGTTCACCCCCCGCTCAATCAAAGGCATGTCCGAAAGCCCCCGGTTCCAAGACCGTCCGCTCCACGGGATCCAAATCTCGGTCACCGATCCTGCGGCAGTCCGACCCGTCGAGCTGGGCATCCACTTAGTAGCCGAGTTTTTCCGGCAAACAAAAGGGTTGGATCGTGTCCGGTTTTTCAACTCCAGTTGGATGGCTAAGCTTGCCGGGACTTCCCGACTTGAAGCCGACCTGTCGGTCGGAAAGTCGCCGGAACACATCATTGCTTCTTGGCAATTCGAGGTTGAACAGTTCAAGCAGCTGCGGGAGCCCTACCTGTTGTACAAACCGTGA
- a CDS encoding TetR/AcrR family transcriptional regulator — MTKTDVCEVEAAACDKRPGRPRCQEAHKKILEAALAEVAEHGYEALSMEAISQRAHVSKATVYRRWNSKADLMLDAMELAGCGKFCTAGTGTLRGDLEKQVSALVEFLNGPEAKTIRAVIAAVQSDAELAERFRQGWTDKRHRVFEHAFSEAVERGELSPETDFELLIDLIWGPVYYRFVSSFDPIEGCLSSRILDKVLPAFTQR; from the coding sequence GTGACCAAAACCGACGTTTGCGAAGTCGAAGCCGCAGCCTGTGACAAGCGACCTGGGCGGCCGAGATGCCAAGAAGCCCACAAGAAGATCCTCGAAGCGGCGCTGGCCGAAGTGGCAGAGCATGGCTACGAGGCGCTCAGCATGGAAGCGATCTCACAACGGGCCCACGTCAGCAAGGCCACGGTGTACCGCCGGTGGAACAGCAAAGCCGACCTGATGCTCGATGCGATGGAATTGGCCGGATGTGGCAAGTTCTGCACGGCAGGAACCGGGACATTGCGTGGGGATTTGGAAAAGCAGGTTTCGGCGCTCGTCGAATTCCTCAACGGGCCAGAAGCCAAAACGATCCGGGCCGTCATTGCCGCTGTCCAAAGCGATGCCGAACTCGCCGAGCGGTTCCGCCAAGGGTGGACAGACAAGCGCCACCGTGTTTTTGAGCACGCATTTTCCGAGGCCGTCGAACGCGGTGAATTGTCGCCGGAAACCGATTTCGAACTCTTGATCGACCTCATCTGGGGGCCAGTCTATTATCGGTTCGTCAGCAGTTTCGACCCCATCGAAGGGTGCTTGTCCAGCCGGATCTTGGACAAGGTGTTACCCGCTTTCACCCAAAGGTGA
- the prfA gene encoding peptide chain release factor 1, with protein sequence MLEKLTEIEKKYEAVQERLMDPAIVADPKEMRSLGKTRAELEPVVAAIREYKSVLLQIQEAEELLSDPEMKEYALEELAILKPQIPGLEERLKFLLLPKDPNDDKAVIIEIRPAAGGDEAGLFAAELFRMYTRYAERNNWKYDVIEFEETGIGGASRVVFSIDKDGAYSQLKHESGVHRVQRVPATESGGRIHTSTVTVAVMPEAEEAEIEVDEKDLEISTFRSSSAGGQHVQKNETAIRIIHKPTGVVVTCQDERSQQQNKLRALSVLRAKLYEAEQDRIAKERGELRKGQIGSGDRSEKIRTYNFPQDRLTDHRIGLTVHSLPLVMDGDIQKVIDALVQEHQARLLAETQDSAL encoded by the coding sequence ATGCTCGAAAAACTCACCGAGATCGAAAAGAAATACGAAGCGGTCCAAGAGCGGCTCATGGATCCCGCCATCGTCGCCGACCCCAAGGAAATGCGGTCGCTGGGCAAAACGCGCGCCGAACTCGAACCCGTCGTCGCCGCCATCCGTGAATACAAATCGGTACTGCTCCAAATCCAAGAAGCTGAAGAACTCCTCAGTGACCCGGAAATGAAAGAGTATGCCCTTGAAGAATTGGCCATCCTCAAGCCGCAGATCCCCGGGCTGGAAGAACGGCTCAAATTCCTTCTCCTGCCCAAAGATCCCAACGACGACAAGGCCGTCATCATCGAAATCCGCCCCGCTGCCGGAGGGGACGAGGCTGGGCTGTTTGCCGCCGAACTGTTCCGCATGTACACCCGGTATGCCGAACGCAACAACTGGAAATACGACGTGATCGAATTCGAGGAAACCGGGATCGGCGGGGCCAGCCGGGTGGTCTTCAGCATCGACAAAGACGGGGCCTACAGTCAACTCAAGCACGAATCCGGCGTCCACCGCGTCCAGCGGGTCCCCGCCACCGAATCTGGCGGGCGCATCCACACCAGCACCGTCACGGTGGCCGTGATGCCCGAAGCCGAAGAAGCAGAAATCGAAGTCGACGAAAAGGATCTGGAAATCTCGACGTTCCGGAGCTCGAGCGCCGGCGGGCAGCACGTCCAAAAAAACGAGACCGCCATCCGCATCATCCACAAGCCGACCGGAGTGGTCGTCACCTGCCAAGACGAAAGGAGCCAACAGCAGAACAAACTCCGGGCCCTTAGTGTGCTCCGGGCAAAACTCTACGAAGCCGAGCAAGATAGGATCGCCAAAGAACGAGGCGAACTCCGCAAAGGGCAAATCGGTTCGGGAGACCGCAGCGAGAAAATCCGGACTTACAACTTTCCCCAAGACCGCCTCACCGACCACCGGATCGGTTTGACTGTCCACTCCCTGCCCTTAGTCATGGATGGGGATATCCAAAAGGTCATCGACGCTTTGGTCCAAGAACACCAAGCCAGATTGCTTGCCGAAACACAAGATTCAGCCCTATGA
- the ribH gene encoding 6,7-dimethyl-8-ribityllumazine synthase — MDRIHGKADAQGKKIGVVVSQWNELVTNALLDGCLSTLASSGGPEVVVVQVPGTWEIPVVAKKLLRDCDGVVALGCILQGATTHAQLLAGDVGSALMGLQMETGKPVSWGILTPETQEQALERAGLKLGNKGREAAAALVATLSCLGQIP; from the coding sequence ATGGATCGGATCCACGGCAAAGCAGACGCCCAGGGCAAAAAGATCGGCGTGGTGGTGAGCCAATGGAATGAGTTGGTCACCAATGCCCTGCTCGATGGGTGCCTTTCCACCCTCGCCTCTTCAGGGGGGCCAGAAGTCGTCGTCGTTCAAGTGCCGGGGACTTGGGAGATCCCGGTGGTCGCCAAAAAGCTATTGCGGGATTGCGACGGTGTGGTGGCCCTTGGGTGCATCCTGCAAGGAGCGACTACCCATGCCCAGCTTTTGGCTGGTGATGTCGGTTCGGCATTGATGGGCTTGCAGATGGAGACCGGCAAGCCGGTTTCTTGGGGGATCCTGACCCCCGAAACTCAAGAGCAAGCCCTGGAGAGGGCCGGGCTCAAACTGGGCAACAAAGGCCGGGAAGCCGCCGCCGCGTTGGTAGCTACGCTGAGCTGCCTGGGCCAGATTCCGTAG